From Paraglaciecola sp. L1A13:
TTTCCGTATGTGTTTATGGTCGGGATGGAAGAAGGCTTGCTGCCTCATCAAAGCAGCATTGATGAAGACAATATAGAAGAAGAGCGTCGCTTGGCCTATGTAGGGATAACCCGCGCGCAGAAAGAGCTTTTTTTCACCCTGGCTAAGGAGCGTCGCCAATATGGTGAAGTGATTCAGCCCGAACCGAGTCGATTTCTACATGAACTACCCGCTGATGATGTCATCTGGGAGATAAAAAAAGTTAAAGTTAGCTCTGAAGCCCGCCAGCAAAAAGGCCATACGGGCATTGCTCACCTGCGGGATATGATGAATAAAAAGTGACGTTTTAGCGCTCGATTGAGATGGCTGTTGGTTCCTCTAAATAGGATCCTTGGCCGAGTTCACAGCCGATCGAACGCAATAAATCTGCTTGCTCTTTGTCACTAATACCGGAAACGATGAGTTTAAAGTTCAGGTGCTGAGACATCGCTAACACCGATTGTATGAGCTTCAAATTCCGTTCTGAGCGAGATATGGTTTTAACAAACCGATGATCCACTTTGACAAAATCAAACGGATAAGAATACAAATAACTTAACGAGGCAAGACCACTACCAAAGTTATCAAGTACAAGTTTTATACCAGAGCGTTTTAAGTGCTTTATCGCTGGTAGGCTAAACTCGGCGCGGCGATTCAAATCGTTTTCATCAAATTCAAAGACTAAACGTTTAGGATCAATCTGCTTAGCTTTAATATCTTGTATCAGTTGCACGGCAGCTTCTGCTTGCGTTAGATAATGAATAGAAAGATTAACCGCTACTCGATAGTTTTCTTGTTTAGCATAAGGCGTGAGTTTTTTGCTTAACATAGCAAAAGCTGAATTCAGCATGTAGTTGTCCATCTCTACTACGAGGCCACTGTGCTCTGCAATTTGCCAGAAACTATCGCGATCCATAGCACCTAACCTAGGGTGCATCCACCGAATGCGACATTCGTCATACAGATGACTGGAGTCTCGCATATCGAAAACAGGATGAGAGTAAGCTTCAAAAGCGCCAATTTTTAATGTATTACGAAATTCACTTTCAACTTCCAGTTCTTCAAGTAGTTTCTTGCGCATAGTCAAATCGAAAACCACAAATTGGCCGCGGCCTTGGGATTTAGCTTGATACATTGCAGCATCTGCATCACGTACTACTTCACTGGCTGATTGATAACCGCTTTCAATATAAGCGATACCGATACTGGCACCAGAAAAAATCTCTCGCTCGTCGAGTACAAACGGCGCAGCGATAGAATTAATAATTCGTGCAGAAATCACTTCTACGTCATCTGGGGAGTCGAAATTGTCTAATAAGATAACAAACTCATCACCACCAAGACGGGCGAGTAAATCATGACTACGTATACAAAGACCAATACGCCTGGCTACCTCAATCAAAAATGAGTCGCCGGCGTGGTGGCCTATTGAATCATTAATTTGTTTAAAACGATCTAAATCGATAAAGACCACAGCAAAGTTATTATGTGGATAGCGTTTTTTATTTGCTAACGCCTGACTTAAACGAGCGTTGAACATAGTGCGGTTGGGTAAATTTGTTAAGGCATCATGATGGGCGTCATGTACTAATTTTTGCTGAATTGCTTTGCGCTCTTCAATTTGCTTTTGTAAATATTGATTGGTTTTGTTTAGCTCATCTGTGCGTTCTTTAACTTTCTCAGTTAACTGCTGATTATAAGCATGTATCGCGTCTGAAGAGCGCTTGCGCTCCAATGCCACCGCAATATGATGGGAGACAAAACGCAGTAGCTCCAAGTCGCGCAATGAGTAATGTTCATCTTGGCTATAGCTTTGTATTGCAATGACGCCAGATATTTCACCGTCAACGACTAAAGGTGAGCCTAGCCAAGAATTATTTTGTTCCAGCATGTTCTTTGCTGTAACAGCATCGAGCTCATTTTTTGCGGTTAACTCTTTGACTCTTGAAGGATTGATTAGCTCTGCAGTACCTGAGCGCAATACGAATTCCGTTAAGCCAAGTCCCACCTCGCGTGATTCGATTTGAGAGTTCATTTCATCAGAATAATAAGGAAATTCGAGTCGTTTTTTATCTGCGCTGATAGTTGATATATAACAGTTCGGTGCACTAATTAATCTGGCGATAACTTCGTGTAAGGAAGCGTAGAAGTCTGCCATGTTGCCGTCAACAGACGCTGATAACTCTGATATCTCAAATAATGCGTTTTGTAGCGACTCAACTTTTTGTCGTTCGTTTATTTCTTCTTGGAGTTCTTCGTTGATATTTTGCAGTTGCTTGGTACGTTCGCGGATCGTTAATTCGTTCATTTCGCGGCTTTTAACGCGATCGACTGTATTGACGATATGTTGCGAGACGAACAATAGGATGTCTAAATCTTCTTGGATATAGCGTATCGATTTATCGTAGCTCTGCACCACCATAGCGCCAATGACTTGGTTGCCTCTTTTTAATGGCACACCAATCCAATCTACTGGGCCTGAACCGATTTGTTGGACGTTAATTTCTTTGAGTTGCTGTTCGCGATTTTCTTCCGTTAAAAAAAGGTGGTTTCCGCTGCGCAGAATATAGCCGGTAAAACCTTCCATTAATTGACTGGCAGGGATCTGCCGTAATGCAACTTCGTCAAATTGATCGACAAAATAAACGAAATCAACCACTTCGTTTATTTGGTCATAAAATGCCACATAGAAATTTTGGGCATTCATAAAGCGTCCGATGATGTCGTGGATAGCAGGGTATAAGCGGGATAATTCATTGACTGAGCTCGCAAGTTCAGAGATATCAAAAAGTGATTTTTGAATAGCTTCTGAGTGCTTATATTTATCGGTGAGTTGTTGCAACTGAGGGATCAGTTCACGTAACTCTTCAATAGATAAGTTGTCAGAGATGTTGGTAGTTTCGGAACGAGACGATATTGCGTGCACAGAAATTCTATTTTTTATTATTTTTATAGAGTTGAAAATAAACTATTTGTTACAAAAAGGCCACCTTAGGGTGGCCTTTTTACTAACAATTTTTTGCTTTAAAACGATTAATTATAGACCTTCGATCATATGTTCAATAGCGGCTTTAATTTCATCATCGGAACAATCACCACATGTACCACGAGGAGGCATTGCGTTTAAGCCATTGATTGCATGTTGCCATACCGTGTCGAAGCCTTGCTCTAAGCGAGGGGCCCAGTCAGCAGCATTCTGAAACTTAGGCGCACCTAATACACCTGAGCTATGACATGCGACGCATGCTGATGAGTAGATGTCCGCACCTGAACGTGGGCCACCTGCTGAAGCCGTTTCTGCTTTAGCGCCGGCAATATGTACTTTGCCCACAGGTGCAATACGTGATTTTATATCGTCATCGGAGTTAATCGCAGCTTGCGCCGTGAAAATCGAGGCTAAACCAACAAACATGCACAACAAAATTTTACGTTTCACTATTTTCTCCACGTCAGGGGGTAGTCCTGTCATTCTTACGGATAATATTATGAATTGGATTATAACGACTAATTTAGTGTGAACAACCATTTATACTGCACAAATTATCCTACTTTAGTGTTTTTTGTCGGATATAACTGGCGAACTTGGGGATCCCATTCACGGTGAAATCATAATATTTGTAGGTGATTACCGAACCTATCGCTGGAGGATGGAGCCGTTCATCATCTGAAAAGCCGGTGCCGATTTTAAATTTTTTTCCATTGCTCATTTGTACAATAAGTGATCCCATCATGCCTAAGTATTTACCTTTTCCCGGTAAATACGCCAACACAGTGGCTTCTGCATCAAAATGTTTTTTAAGCTTTAGTACGTTATTACTACGACCCGATACATACAGTGCATCTTGATGGTGTAGCATCAATCCTTCCCCGCCTTTTGCAGTGACGTCGTCTAGCGCCTCCATAAGAGCTGATGTATTGGAAAATCGTTGCTGAGCAATGGCCTTTAGTTGAGGTAGGTTAGCTTGGCCTACTAACGCCTCTAACTTACTGAACCGTTCACTAAACGGTCCTAGATCTTCAGGCAAATCAAATATCATAAATTTTACGTCAGACCATCCGTCGCCGGGTTGTTGCGTTAAAACGATAGAAGCGGTTTTCTCAAATTTTTTACGTGCTATCCACAGTTCGCCATCTAAAAATTGGGTGGGAAAACCGCGAATAAACCAATCAGGTGCGGATATGGGATTGCCTGAACGGGTGATGAGCTGCCCGTTATTCCAGCGGGCCCGAATGCCGTCTAGTTTTTCACTGACCAAGTAATCCGTTATTGCAATGTCTTCATGATAGCGATTAGCCAGTTCAATGGCGGGCGGTATTTGGCCAAAAAGTGGATAACTATAAAGTGCATACGAATACAGCATGAAACCGAACAGGAAACGAAACATATTCAAACCTTCCATGGATGTAACTCAATTTACAGCCTAGTTCATAAGTGTTAGTTTGGAATAATTTGTATTAATTTTTTTGATCAAGCTACGCTCAATCGAGCAACGATATTGCTCGTGCGAACTTTAGCGATATCGTTATTTGTGACAGCAATATAAAGGCGATATCATTTACTTCATACCGCTAAATAACCAAGGAATATGACCTTGAATCCTACGCCACCCTAAGCATTTGTCTTTATCATAGGCGCTGACAGTTGCGTGTGAAACTTATCGCGCAATTGGCGAATATCTTCCGGTTTTTTAAATATAAACAACCACTTTCCTCGACCTTGAGGAAACATCTAACATTAGGTTATTTACATGCTCGAACATATGAAAAGAGACTGGTTCTCTAATATTCGTGGTGATGTGCTTGCCGGTATTGTCGTGGCATTAGCCCTAATACCTGAAGCCATTGCTTTTTCAATTATCGCCGGTGTTGACCCCAAGGTGGGTCTTTATGCCTCATTCTGTATTGCCGTCATCATCGCGTTTGTAGGCGGACGGCCAGGTATGATCTCCGCGGCAACTGGTGCAATGGCCTTACTCATGGTCACCCTTGTCAAAGAGCACGGGCTAGAGTATTTGCTGGCGGCAACGTTACTCACAGGGGTACTGCAAATAGTGGCGGGCTATCTGAAACTAGGTAACCTGATGCGATTTGTTTCACGCTCAGTGGTAACTGGATTTGTTAACGCGTTGGCTATTCTGATTTTTATGGCGCAATTACCTGAGTTAACGGACGTGACGTGGCATGTATACGCGATGACTGCGACGGGCCTCGGGATCATTTATCTTTTACCTTACATTCCCACCGTAGGAAAAATGATCCCCTCGCCACTGGTGTGTATTGTTGTTCTTACCATCGCGTCACTAGCACTCGGCTTAGATATTCGCACAGTGGGAGATATGGGAGAGTTACCAGACACCTTACCGATATTTTTGTGGCCTGATGTGCCGTTGAATGTAGAAACACTGATGATCATCTTACCTTATTCATTGGGACTTGCAGTGGTTGGTTTGCTTGAATCAATGATGACCGCGACGATTGTTGACGATCTTACCGACACGACCAGTGACGGTAATAAGGAATGTAGGGGTCAAGGGATTGCGAATATCGGAGCGGGTCTTTTTGGCGGTATGGCGGGCTGTGCGATGATAGGGCAGTCAATTATTAATGTGAAATCTGGCGGTAGGGGAAGATTATCAACTTTTGTCGCTGGTTTAGTGCTGATTATTATGGTCGTCTTTCTTGATGATTGGGTGCAAAAAATCCCGATGGCAGCGCTCGTCGCCGTCATGATAATGGTCTCTATTGGTACGTTTTCTTGGTCATCCATCAAAGATTTACGTACCCACCCATTATCGTCGAGTATTGTTATGTTAAGTACCGTCATCGTTGTTGTGGCCACACATAACCTGGCCATTGGGGTATTAATAGGCGTACTTTTGGCTACCTTGTTCTTCTCCAACAAAATCGGCCGCTTTATGGTAGTGAAATCGCTATATAGCGAAGCTGACAATGTTCGAACATACGAAGTAGTCGGTCAGGTCTTTTTTGCCTCCGCGGAACAATTTGTTAATGCATTTGATTTTAAAGAAGTCGCTGAAAAAGTAGTTATCGACCTTACTCACGCCCACTTTTGGGATATTACCGCTGTATCTTCATTGGATAAGGTGGTTATTAAATTCCGCCGGGAAGGAGCTACCGTGAATATCGTTGGCATGAATCAAGCGACAGAAACGGTCGTCGATAAGTTTGGCGTGCACAATGACCCCAAAGAAGTTGAAAAACTGTTTGGCGGACATTAAGGAGATAATGATGAAAAGTATAATTACCTGTTTAGACGGCTCCGCTATTACTTCAGCAGTGACAACCGCTGCTGTTTGGGCATCGAAAAAACTCAATAAACCTATTCTATTTTTACATACCTTAGCGAAAGAACAACAGCATGGTGCTGACGATTACACTGGTGCTATTGGTCTCGGTGCCCGTTCAGCCCTGCTTGAGGAAATGACAAAGCTAGATGAGCAACGCGGTAAAGTTGCCCTGCAGTTAGGCAAGCATTTACTTGATGACGCAGTGGAACAGGCACAAGTGGCAGGTGTTCAGAATGTCACCGCATTGCAAAGACATGGGGAGCTGGTAGATTCAATTGTCGATATGCAAGAGGATACGCGGCTTATTATTATCGGCCGTTGTGGTACGGGCCATACCGATGATGTCAGCGCTTTAGGGTCGAATATCGAAACCTTGCTGCGTAAGGCTGAAAATCCAGTATTGCTTATTCCTGAAGCATTCAAAGCGCCTGTTTCATTTATGATTGCTTATGACGGTCGAGAGGTCGCAGACAAAGCACTGCAAAGAATTATCGATGGTGGACTATTGCATGGTCTTCAATGTCATCTTGTTTCTGTGAAAAATAATGAAGCAAACTTGAAAGAAAAATTTACTTCAGCACAACAGAAATTAGAGGCAAAAGGATTTGATGTCATTGCGTCTTATATCGAAGGTAATATTCATGACTCATTAATGGCATACCAGAAGACCAATCAAATTGAACTCACTGTAATGGGGGCTTTCGGGCATTCCAAACTTCGGCAGTTTTTTGTAGGTAGCAATACTATGAAAATGCTTGAGCACAGCAAAATACCATTGATAGTATTGCGCTAAGGGACGAAAATTAGCTAGTGGAATCAAGTAGGACTTACTACAAGATTGAAGGAGGATAATTTTTCCAGACGATATTGACGTAAGTCCTCAGTCCCCCTAGTTGCAAAATAGAGCCTACGAGTGGCTCTCGGCAATAAACGTACTAGAGATTGAATTAGCCTCGTCCCTGAAATCGGGTGGGGTTACGACGTATGTATGGCCCCGGGTAATGCATGAGTGTTTAGCTTGATACAGCTAGGCTACACATGACTCGCTTTAGCTTGATTCTGAGCGGTATTTTATAGAATGAGACATCAAAAACAAAAAAGCCTCAACGGGTAACGTTGAGGCTTTCTTTAATAATGGTGCCCGGAGGCGGAATCGAACCACCGACACGAGGATTTTCAATCCTCTGCTCTACCGACTGAGCTATCCGGGCAAATCTGTTAACTTGGCTGGCTTGTGCCTGCTTCGTTGTGGGTGCGTATTAAACGGATTCTCGGCATTCAAGTCAACTACTTTATGCAAATTATTTACGCTTTTAGGTCTGTTTGCATGAAAAATATACTGAGCTGCTTATGTTATGCACAATTACTGTGAATCTAGGTCTAACTTCCTAAGCTTTTGGGGGAACGTAACCTTCAATATCAGGCTCTTTTCCTTCAAATAAATAAGCTTGCATCTGCGTTTCGAGAAAAGAACGTGCGCTTGGCTCCATCATATTCAATTTTTTTTCATTTATCAGCATGGTTTGCTTCTTCTGCCAACCTGCCCATGCTTCTTTGGAAATATTATCGAATATTCTTTTACCTAGTTCACCTGGGTAAAGTTGAAAGTCTAAGCCGTCTGCTTCTTTCTTTAAGTGCTGGCAAAATACCGTTCTGCTCATACTAATCCTCGTATTGTCAGTGAAAGGCCAGTGTGCACTAGCCTCGTTTTGTACATTCTAGCAAATTCATCGCCTTGAGGGAGAGATTGTACTCTACCCATTAGCGCACAGAGCAGCTTTCTTTTATCCGAAAAAACTGACCGACGATTATTGCACCTAAAAAATAAAACAACACAGGTGCCATTGTGACGCACATCAAAGGTAAAAATTGGGGATCGATCATGGCGTTTCCTTATGAGAGCGATCTCCCGCTAGTTTGTACACCAAAACAAAAAATAAAGGAACGAAGAACACAGCCAGCACAAACCACTAATATGACCGTCATGGGAATACTCCAATTTTCGTAAAGTGCGGCTAAACATAGAAAAACAATAAGAGTTTTTAATGCGAATGGAGCGCGCATACCGTCAAGCCATTAAATGTGGCCAGTTATTCCCAGACGTTGATATTAAACTCGTTGCGGTAACGGAAAATGTTTATTTTACAGGGATTATTAGCAGTTGGTTACTTAATCCCACGAGTTTTGCTCTGAGCGAACGTGCTGCTGTGTTAGTGGATAACTTTTTATATATGCTAATTAATAGTCCCTTTTTGCGCATAGCTAAAATGGACTAGTATGTTCGGTTCGACATTAAAGCTGCGTTTTACACACTGAAAGTAACTTTTTGGTTGGTGCAGCCAGACCGACATTTGGCGGGGATAGCAAGTCGTACCACATTTGCTGCGCCTCGTTTATCTTGTTCGTCACGGGTGTTTCAAGTTGTAATATCACCGGTTGAATGTCCAAATGAAAATGACTGAACGTATGGCGAAATGGCGCTAAGGTGATGGTTGAATAATTGGCCAATGCGAGTTCTTGGGCGCGTATGTTTACTGTGTCAATTGAATCCGCCTCATAAAACCCCCATAAACCACCCCATAAACCGCTGGGCGGACGCTGATAAATGAGTATTTGCGATTGCCACATGGGGATCAACATCACTGTGCTTTTGACCGGTATGGTCGTTTTAGGTTTTTTCGACGGTAAAGCACTCTGACGACCTTGTGCAAAAGCTAAGCAGTCTTGTTGCAAAGGGCAACTATCGCATTTGGGCTTGCTGCGTGTGCATATAGTGGCGCCCATATCCATCATGGCTTGGGTGTAATCATCTGTGCGCAGTTCAGGGGTAAGTGAGTCAGCGTATTGCCACAAAATTTGCTCAATATTCTTTTTACCGGGCCAACCGTCCACTGCAAAATAGCGGGCTAAAACGCGTTTTACATTACCGTCTAAAATACTGTGATGTTGCCCACAAGCCAATGATAATACAGCACCGGCAGTTGAACGGCCTATTCCAGGCAACGAGATAACGTCATCAATAACAGGGGGGAAAGCCCCATTGAAATTATCACGGATCATTTGTGCGGCTTTTTGCAGATTTCTAGCCCGTGCGTAATAACCTAACCCGGTCCAGTGGTGCAGCACTTCATCTTGAGGGGCGTTAGCCAGGCTTAAAATATTGGGAAAGCGCTGCATAAATTTCTGGTAGTAGGGGATCACGGTTTTAACTTGGGTCTGCTGCAACATAATTTCGGAAACCCACACGGAATATGGGTTTTTATCTTGCTGCCATGGTAAGTCTTTGCGACCATGGTTATCAAACCAAGCCAGAATTCGGTTTGCAAAAGTTGATGTTAGCTGAGACTGAGATTGCACGGGTGGTATACTGCTTCTGCGCTGTAAAATAATAGCGTGATCATACCTTAATTATCGATAAATGGTTCACTTGAAATGACAAAGACTAGCCTCGCACCTACATTATTTATTCCCCTAGAACAGCCTGTAATTTTTTACCCTGGTACTTTGTGCGACGAACGTGTTTTCATGCCTTGTTGGCAAGCTATGAACATACCTAAGCGCGCGTTTGTGCCTTTACAATGGGCTGAAACGCTAGAGCAGATGCTTGCACTGAGTGGCGACAGATTGGATTATTTTGACGAACCCGCACATTTAGTTGGTTTTTCGATGGGTGGTTATGTGGCAGCGTTAACTGCTTTGCAGCAGCCCAGCAAAGTTGCATCGCTAACTCTTATTGGCAGTTATCCAGGTCAGTTTGATGAACAAGAACGCCAAGCCCGTAAATCGATCATTGAAACCATTCAAAGTAAAAAGTATCAAGGAATGAGCGATGCTCGCATGCAAAAATTTGTTTTCTCGCTTGATAACGTTCAAGTGCTACATGCCATAAAGGCCATGGAGAGCGATTTAGGTCCTAGCGTATTGGCAACCCAGATGAGTGCGTTAAGTGATCGAGAGGACCTAACAGCACGTCTTGCTACCGCACCTTTTAAAGTGCATTTACTGGTGGGTGAGCAAGACCAAATAGCGCCTCCAGATAAAATATCCAGCTTGAGTAACCAGATAGTTAATAGCCAACTGCATATTTTTGATAATGCTGCTCATATGTTACCTCTTGAACAGCCTGTTGCACTTGCCAACTATTTTGTTGAAAATTTCAGCTAATTTATCTTTATAGCCTTGCAATACCTGTTCTGGGCGGCATAATGCGCGGCTGCTAAGTACAGCGAGATATGAGAAGAGCCATGAGCCAATTTAAAACCCAAGAAGAAGCCGCCGAATCCGGCGTTTATATCCGTAAGATCCAGAGCTTTGTTAAGCGCGAAGGTCGTTTAACAAAAGGCCAAGAGAAGGCCATTCAAAGCAATTGGGAAACCTTGGGCTTAGAGCACAAATCAGGTTTACTGAATATGGAAGACGTATTCGGTCGTACTGCACCTGTGGTCTTAGAAATTGGTTTTGGTATGGGTAAATCTTTAGTCACTATGGCTAAAAATGAACCAGATAAAGATTTTATTGGTATCGAAGTTCATCGCCCAGGTATCGGCGCATGTTTGGCCGATGCCGAAGAGCAAGGCGTGACTAATTTACGCGTTTACGAGCACGATGCGGTTGAGGTGTTAGCGAATTGTATCCCTGATGGCAGTTTAAGCCGTATGCAATTGTTTTTTCCTGATCCATGGCATAAAAAACGCCATCATAAACGCCGTATCGTACAGCCTGAATTTGTAGAAAAATTGCGTAAAAAACTAGCGTTGGGAGGTGTTTTTCATATGGCCACCGACTGGGAAAATTATGCCGAGCATATGCTCGACATTATGTCTGTTGCGCCAGGTTATAAAAATTTATCCTCCACCAATGATTATGTGCCACGTCCAGAGCAACGCCCGCTGACTAAATTTGAACAACGTGGACATCGCCTAGGTCACGGAGTTTGGGATCTAATGTTCGAGAGAGACGCCTAATGTTAACACCAGCAAGCCAAGTTTTATTACGCAGTGCCGAGCTACTCGCTCAAGGTAAGTGGTTAATCGTTAATCCAACTGATGGGTATGTCTTCTCAGAATTGGATAATTCTGACGTACATGGTTTTCATCAGTTCTTTGATGTTTTCGAGCAAAGTGTTGCACTTGCCAACGGGCGCGAAACACAGCATCAATTTGTAGCTGCCTATAACAGCGATGCCCAATTCGATGGCGCGGTGCTGTACTTACCTAAAGCCAAAGCCCATGGTCAAATGTTATTGGCTAACATTGCAGCATGTTTGAAACCTGGTGCGACATTATTGGTGGTAGGGGAAAATAAAGGCGGTATTAAAAGCGCCGCGAAACTGTTAACACCATACTCAGATAGTGTGAATAAAATAGATACTGCCCGTCACTGCGCAATGTTTGCCGCTGTTATTGATAAACCCGTGGCAGCGTTCGATATTACTCAGTGGCAGAGCATTTCTGAGCATAAAGTCGCCGAAATAACCTTTAAGGTATGTTCACTTCCCGGGGTGTTTAGCCATGGCGAATTGGACTTAGGCACAGAGTTGTTGCTGACCAGCATTGACCGAGTTGTATCTGGACGTGTATTAGATTTCGCTTGCGGTGCCGGTATTATTGGCTGTTTTGTTGGGCTCAAAAATCCTAAGTGCCAAGTGGTCATGAGCGACGTGAGTGCACTGGCAATTTATTGTTCACAGCAAAGCGCTAAGCTGAATGAACTGAATGCCTATATCATACCTTCTAATGGTTTACGTTCCTTATCGGGTAAGTTCGCTCAGGTCTTCACCAACCCTCCATTTCACACGGGTATTAAAACAGATTACTCAGTTACTGAGAATTTTATGCAGCAGTTGAAAGGTAATTTACAAGATAACGGAACGTTAATCTTGGTAGCAAATAAGTTTTTACGCTACGCCGAAGAGCTTGAAAAACAGTTTAAGTCTGTGCGCGCACTGGCAGAAACAAGCAAATTTAGTGTTTATTGTTGTCGTCGTTGAATAAAGTTATATTAGTGTGCTTGTAAAGATATATATGTTTTAAAGTCCACGTTAATCAGTATCGCTATGATTTTCCAATAGGGCAATGAATCGAAAATCCAATGGGGTATAGTGTTAATGAAAATATTATTCGTTGTATCAGAGGTTGAAGATCTGGTTAAGACGGGCGGGCTAGCTGACGTAGCCAAAGCATTGCCCATCGCTTTGCAAGAAATGGGTCATGAAGTGTGTATCGTTATGCCTTATTACAAAACACTTGCCGAACAACACCCAGGGGAAAATTGGGCTGAGCCACAGGTGCTATTTGCCAGCGATAAACCCTACAATTTCAGTATAAAGCGCTTACAAGTTGGCAATGTACCCGTTTTTGCCTTGGATTATCCTGAGTACTTTGGCCGAGACGGTTTATATTCAGATAACTACCACGCATACTCAGACAACGCTGAACGGTTTGCCTTTTTTGCTCAAGGCGCGCTACAAGTGGCTAAAGCGGTAGATTTTCAGCCAGACATAGTGCATTGCAACGACTGGCACACAGCGTTAACACCTTATTTTATGAGTATTGATGACAGTGACTTCTTCAATCGCAGTCGCAGCATTTTCACCATTCATAATGGCGCATACCAAGGCACACATCGATTCTCGGATATTCCGTTTTTACAACCTCATTACTTACTGCATTCACAATTAGACGGTGATGCATTGAATTTTGTTCGCATGGGTATTCGCTACGCTCATAAAATTAATGCTGTTAGCCCTAATTACGCCCAAGAGTTGTTATCGCCGTTGGGCTCACATCATCTGTACCACGAGTTTCAGCAGCGCCGTAGTGATCTAAGCGGCATACTCAATGGCTGCGATTACAGTCAGTGGGATCCCATCAATGACCCACATATTATTCAGACGTATACGGCTGACGATATGAGCGGCAAAGCTAGCTGCAAAATCGACTTACAAAAAGAAGCTAACGTACCTGAAGATTTATCTATACCGCTGATTGGCATGGTTTGCCGGCTGACTGA
This genomic window contains:
- a CDS encoding cytochrome c5 family protein encodes the protein MKRKILLCMFVGLASIFTAQAAINSDDDIKSRIAPVGKVHIAGAKAETASAGGPRSGADIYSSACVACHSSGVLGAPKFQNAADWAPRLEQGFDTVWQHAINGLNAMPPRGTCGDCSDDEIKAAIEHMIEGL
- a CDS encoding universal stress protein, with protein sequence MKSIITCLDGSAITSAVTTAAVWASKKLNKPILFLHTLAKEQQHGADDYTGAIGLGARSALLEEMTKLDEQRGKVALQLGKHLLDDAVEQAQVAGVQNVTALQRHGELVDSIVDMQEDTRLIIIGRCGTGHTDDVSALGSNIETLLRKAENPVLLIPEAFKAPVSFMIAYDGREVADKALQRIIDGGLLHGLQCHLVSVKNNEANLKEKFTSAQQKLEAKGFDVIASYIEGNIHDSLMAYQKTNQIELTVMGAFGHSKLRQFFVGSNTMKMLEHSKIPLIVLR
- a CDS encoding DNA ligase translates to MFRFLFGFMLYSYALYSYPLFGQIPPAIELANRYHEDIAITDYLVSEKLDGIRARWNNGQLITRSGNPISAPDWFIRGFPTQFLDGELWIARKKFEKTASIVLTQQPGDGWSDVKFMIFDLPEDLGPFSERFSKLEALVGQANLPQLKAIAQQRFSNTSALMEALDDVTAKGGEGLMLHHQDALYVSGRSNNVLKLKKHFDAEATVLAYLPGKGKYLGMMGSLIVQMSNGKKFKIGTGFSDDERLHPPAIGSVITYKYYDFTVNGIPKFASYIRQKTLK
- a CDS encoding EAL domain-containing protein, which produces MHAISSRSETTNISDNLSIEELRELIPQLQQLTDKYKHSEAIQKSLFDISELASSVNELSRLYPAIHDIIGRFMNAQNFYVAFYDQINEVVDFVYFVDQFDEVALRQIPASQLMEGFTGYILRSGNHLFLTEENREQQLKEINVQQIGSGPVDWIGVPLKRGNQVIGAMVVQSYDKSIRYIQEDLDILLFVSQHIVNTVDRVKSREMNELTIRERTKQLQNINEELQEEINERQKVESLQNALFEISELSASVDGNMADFYASLHEVIARLISAPNCYISTISADKKRLEFPYYSDEMNSQIESREVGLGLTEFVLRSGTAELINPSRVKELTAKNELDAVTAKNMLEQNNSWLGSPLVVDGEISGVIAIQSYSQDEHYSLRDLELLRFVSHHIAVALERKRSSDAIHAYNQQLTEKVKERTDELNKTNQYLQKQIEERKAIQQKLVHDAHHDALTNLPNRTMFNARLSQALANKKRYPHNNFAVVFIDLDRFKQINDSIGHHAGDSFLIEVARRIGLCIRSHDLLARLGGDEFVILLDNFDSPDDVEVISARIINSIAAPFVLDEREIFSGASIGIAYIESGYQSASEVVRDADAAMYQAKSQGRGQFVVFDLTMRKKLLEELEVESEFRNTLKIGAFEAYSHPVFDMRDSSHLYDECRIRWMHPRLGAMDRDSFWQIAEHSGLVVEMDNYMLNSAFAMLSKKLTPYAKQENYRVAVNLSIHYLTQAEAAVQLIQDIKAKQIDPKRLVFEFDENDLNRRAEFSLPAIKHLKRSGIKLVLDNFGSGLASLSYLYSYPFDFVKVDHRFVKTISRSERNLKLIQSVLAMSQHLNFKLIVSGISDKEQADLLRSIGCELGQGSYLEEPTAISIER
- a CDS encoding oxidative damage protection protein, which translates into the protein MSRTVFCQHLKKEADGLDFQLYPGELGKRIFDNISKEAWAGWQKKQTMLINEKKLNMMEPSARSFLETQMQAYLFEGKEPDIEGYVPPKA
- a CDS encoding SulP family inorganic anion transporter translates to MLEHMKRDWFSNIRGDVLAGIVVALALIPEAIAFSIIAGVDPKVGLYASFCIAVIIAFVGGRPGMISAATGAMALLMVTLVKEHGLEYLLAATLLTGVLQIVAGYLKLGNLMRFVSRSVVTGFVNALAILIFMAQLPELTDVTWHVYAMTATGLGIIYLLPYIPTVGKMIPSPLVCIVVLTIASLALGLDIRTVGDMGELPDTLPIFLWPDVPLNVETLMIILPYSLGLAVVGLLESMMTATIVDDLTDTTSDGNKECRGQGIANIGAGLFGGMAGCAMIGQSIINVKSGGRGRLSTFVAGLVLIIMVVFLDDWVQKIPMAALVAVMIMVSIGTFSWSSIKDLRTHPLSSSIVMLSTVIVVVATHNLAIGVLIGVLLATLFFSNKIGRFMVVKSLYSEADNVRTYEVVGQVFFASAEQFVNAFDFKEVAEKVVIDLTHAHFWDITAVSSLDKVVIKFRREGATVNIVGMNQATETVVDKFGVHNDPKEVEKLFGGH